Proteins co-encoded in one Kribbella qitaiheensis genomic window:
- a CDS encoding NAD(P) transhydrogenase subunit alpha: protein MTESIALLTIFVLAAFVGVEVISKVSSTLHTPLMSGANAIHGVILVGAIIVTGQADSALVVIVGLLAVVLATVNMVGGFVVTDRMLEMFRGPAARKKELHK, encoded by the coding sequence ATGACCGAGTCCATCGCCCTGCTGACCATCTTCGTGCTGGCGGCGTTCGTCGGCGTCGAGGTGATCAGCAAGGTCTCCTCGACCCTGCACACCCCGCTGATGTCCGGGGCCAACGCGATCCACGGTGTCATCCTGGTCGGCGCGATCATCGTCACCGGCCAGGCCGACTCCGCGCTCGTGGTGATCGTCGGGCTGCTGGCCGTCGTACTGGCCACGGTGAACATGGTCGGCGGTTTCGTCGTCACTGACCGGATGCTGGAGATGTTCCGCGGTCCCGCGGCGCGCAAGAAGGAGTTGCACAAGTGA
- the purF gene encoding amidophosphoribosyltransferase translates to MARGDGLLTHDLDPQDLGPQDACGVFGVWAPGEEVAKLSYFGLYALQHRGQESAGIAVSNGTQILVYKDMGLVSQAFDEATLASLRGHIAVGHCRYSTTGSSVWANAQPTFRSTATGSIALGHNGNLTNTGELAASLSGNDDLDLGLDLDVEHAKANAKHGASSDTDILTSMLAGYPDLTLEQAAAKVLPKVKGAFSLVFMDENTLYGARDPQGVRPLVLGRLERGWVIASETAALDIVGASFIREVEPGEIVAIDEDGLRSTRFAEPDPKGCLFEFVYLARPDTQISGQRIHSTRVEIGRRLAREHPAEADLVIATPESGVPGAIGYAEESGIPYGSGLVKNAYVGRTFIQPSQTIRQLGIRLKLNPLREVIEGKRLVVVDDTIVRGNTQRAVIKMLREAGAKEIHVRITAPPVKWPCFYGIDFASRAELIANGLNNEEICRSLGADSLGYISLDILVEATSVPKDKLCRACFDGIYPIPLPEPEHLGKHLLELPVSTDADGLATVSGGAGAADALSRP, encoded by the coding sequence GTGGCTCGTGGCGATGGTCTGCTCACTCATGATCTTGACCCGCAGGACCTAGGACCTCAGGACGCTTGTGGCGTCTTCGGGGTCTGGGCTCCCGGGGAAGAGGTTGCCAAACTCTCCTATTTCGGGCTCTACGCTCTGCAGCACCGGGGGCAGGAGTCGGCTGGCATCGCGGTCAGCAACGGGACCCAGATCCTGGTCTACAAAGACATGGGTCTGGTCAGTCAGGCGTTCGACGAGGCGACCCTCGCGTCGCTGCGCGGTCATATCGCGGTCGGGCACTGCCGGTACTCGACGACCGGCTCGAGCGTCTGGGCGAACGCCCAGCCCACCTTCCGATCCACCGCGACCGGGTCGATCGCGCTCGGGCACAACGGCAACCTCACCAACACCGGTGAACTTGCTGCCAGCCTGAGCGGCAACGACGACCTGGATCTCGGCCTGGACCTGGACGTCGAGCATGCGAAGGCGAACGCCAAGCACGGCGCGTCCTCGGACACCGACATCCTGACCTCGATGCTGGCCGGTTACCCCGACCTGACGCTCGAGCAGGCCGCGGCGAAGGTGCTCCCCAAGGTCAAGGGCGCGTTCAGCCTGGTCTTCATGGACGAGAACACCCTGTACGGAGCGCGTGATCCGCAAGGCGTCCGCCCGCTGGTACTCGGCCGGCTCGAACGCGGCTGGGTGATCGCCAGCGAGACCGCCGCCCTGGACATCGTCGGCGCGAGCTTCATCCGGGAGGTGGAGCCGGGTGAGATCGTCGCCATCGACGAGGACGGCCTGCGCTCGACCCGGTTCGCCGAGCCGGACCCGAAGGGCTGCCTGTTCGAGTTCGTCTACCTGGCCCGCCCGGACACCCAGATCTCCGGCCAGCGGATCCACTCCACCCGGGTCGAGATCGGCCGCCGGCTGGCCCGCGAACACCCGGCTGAGGCCGACCTCGTCATCGCCACCCCGGAGTCCGGCGTACCGGGCGCGATCGGGTACGCCGAGGAGTCCGGTATCCCGTACGGGTCCGGCCTGGTCAAGAACGCCTACGTCGGCCGCACCTTCATCCAGCCGAGCCAGACCATCCGCCAGCTCGGGATCCGGCTCAAGCTGAACCCGCTGCGCGAGGTGATCGAGGGCAAGCGCCTGGTCGTGGTCGACGACACGATCGTCCGCGGCAACACCCAGCGCGCGGTGATCAAGATGCTCCGGGAGGCCGGTGCGAAGGAGATCCACGTCCGGATCACGGCGCCACCGGTCAAATGGCCGTGCTTCTACGGCATCGACTTCGCCAGCCGCGCCGAACTGATCGCGAACGGGCTGAACAACGAGGAGATCTGCCGGTCACTCGGCGCCGACTCGCTCGGTTACATCAGCCTGGACATCCTGGTCGAGGCCACCTCGGTGCCGAAGGACAAGCTCTGCCGGGCCTGCTTCGACGGGATCTACCCGATCCCACTGCCGGAGCCGGAGCACCTCGGCAAGCACCTGCTCGAGCTGCCGGTCAGCACCGACGCCGATGGTCTGGCCACGGTCTCGGGCGGCGCCGGCGCCGCGGACGCACTGTCCCGGCCCTGA
- a CDS encoding dipeptidase — protein MTDLTAAIDRVLPSVRADLEDLIRIPSVSADPARTADVQRSAEATAALFEAEGFEVKIVRAGEGAPAVIAKKAAPEGKPTVLLYAHHDVQPTGAVEDWTSEPFVPTERDGRLFARGAADDKAGIAAHLAAVRAFGNDLPVGVTVFVEGEEEIGSPTLLQLLDEYSAELACDAIVIADSGNWAIGQPALTVSLRGLVDCFVEVRTLEHAVHSGLFGGAVPDALTALCRLLATLHTDNGDVAVDGLHASRATDLDYPEDRFRAESSVLDQVRLTGSGSLVDRLWTRPAIAVLAIDAPRVADASNTLVPVARAKVSLRVAPGDDAVKAMQALTNHLEQNAPWGAQVVVTEGDIGQPCSINARGPAYDAARSAFAAAWGVEPVDTGMGGSIPFIAEFQRAFPQAAVLVTGVEDPDTRAHGIDEGLHLEEFTKVCLAEAHLLQNLA, from the coding sequence ATGACCGATCTGACAGCGGCTATCGACCGCGTTCTGCCCAGTGTTCGTGCCGATCTCGAGGACCTCATCCGGATCCCCTCGGTCAGCGCGGACCCGGCCCGCACGGCCGACGTCCAGCGCTCCGCCGAAGCCACCGCGGCCCTGTTCGAGGCCGAGGGCTTCGAGGTGAAGATCGTCCGGGCCGGCGAAGGCGCGCCGGCCGTGATCGCCAAGAAGGCCGCCCCCGAGGGCAAGCCGACCGTGCTGCTCTACGCCCACCACGACGTGCAGCCGACCGGCGCCGTCGAGGACTGGACCTCGGAGCCGTTCGTGCCGACGGAGCGCGACGGCCGGCTGTTCGCCCGTGGCGCGGCCGACGACAAGGCCGGCATCGCGGCGCACCTGGCCGCAGTACGGGCCTTTGGCAATGATCTTCCGGTCGGCGTGACGGTCTTCGTCGAGGGTGAGGAGGAGATCGGTTCGCCGACCCTGCTGCAGTTGCTCGACGAGTACTCCGCCGAGCTGGCCTGCGACGCGATCGTGATCGCCGACTCGGGCAACTGGGCGATCGGCCAGCCGGCGTTGACGGTATCCCTGCGCGGACTGGTCGACTGCTTCGTCGAAGTACGGACCCTTGAGCACGCGGTCCACTCCGGACTCTTCGGCGGCGCTGTTCCGGACGCGTTGACGGCGCTGTGCCGGTTGCTGGCGACCCTGCACACCGACAACGGCGACGTCGCTGTCGACGGGCTGCACGCTTCCCGGGCGACCGACCTCGACTACCCCGAAGACCGGTTCCGGGCCGAGTCGAGTGTGCTGGACCAGGTCAGGCTGACCGGCTCCGGCTCGCTGGTGGACCGGCTGTGGACCCGGCCGGCGATCGCCGTACTGGCCATCGACGCGCCGCGGGTCGCGGACGCCAGCAACACGCTGGTGCCGGTCGCGCGGGCCAAGGTGAGCCTCCGGGTCGCGCCTGGTGACGACGCGGTGAAGGCGATGCAGGCCCTGACCAACCACTTGGAGCAGAACGCTCCGTGGGGCGCGCAGGTCGTTGTCACGGAAGGCGATATCGGTCAGCCCTGCTCGATCAATGCTCGCGGTCCGGCGTACGACGCGGCCCGGTCGGCGTTCGCGGCGGCCTGGGGCGTCGAGCCGGTCGACACCGGGATGGGCGGCTCGATCCCGTTCATCGCGGAGTTCCAGCGGGCCTTCCCGCAGGCCGCCGTACTGGTCACCGGGGTGGAAGATCCGGACACAAGGGCGCACGGTATCGACGAGGGCCTGCACCTGGAGGAGTTCACCAAGGTCTGCCTCGCGGAGGCTCACCTCCTCCAGAACCTCGCCTGA
- a CDS encoding NAD(P) transhydrogenase subunit alpha, with protein sequence MKIAVVRETRPAERRVALVPEQVTKLVQLGYEVAVEPAAGERALYSDDAYREAGAEVAWGADHAATVVVSVQPLERERLQRLHAGTALMSFLPTNPPDVIRAATRAKLTAFAMEMIPRISRAQSMDALSSQALVAGYRAAIIAAERLPRFFPLNMTAAGTVPPAQVLVLGAGVAGLQAIATAKRLGAVVKAYDVRTAAAEEIASMGASPIELELGTLDGPGGYAREMTEERAQLQRDLLTPYIAGADALITTAAVPGRTAPMLVSRAMVEQMKPGSVVVDLASESGGNVEGSVAGTELMIGNALVWGGANVPSQMAGPASRLYGQNIANLITLMTRNASFDPDFSDEIVAGCCVTHDGSVLHEPTRELLEGPSR encoded by the coding sequence GTGAAGATCGCAGTGGTGCGCGAGACCAGACCGGCGGAGCGCCGGGTGGCGCTGGTGCCGGAGCAGGTCACCAAACTTGTCCAGCTCGGCTACGAGGTCGCGGTCGAACCCGCGGCAGGTGAGCGCGCGTTGTACTCCGACGACGCCTACCGCGAGGCCGGCGCCGAGGTTGCCTGGGGAGCCGACCACGCCGCGACCGTCGTCGTATCGGTGCAGCCGCTCGAGCGGGAACGCTTGCAGCGGCTGCATGCCGGTACGGCGCTGATGTCGTTCCTGCCGACGAACCCGCCGGACGTGATCCGGGCCGCGACCCGGGCCAAGCTGACCGCGTTCGCGATGGAGATGATCCCGCGGATCTCCCGGGCCCAGTCGATGGACGCGCTGTCCTCGCAGGCCCTGGTCGCCGGCTACCGCGCCGCCATCATCGCCGCGGAACGGCTGCCGCGCTTCTTCCCGCTGAACATGACTGCTGCGGGCACTGTCCCGCCCGCGCAGGTCCTCGTACTGGGTGCCGGCGTCGCCGGTCTCCAGGCGATCGCGACCGCGAAACGCCTTGGCGCAGTAGTGAAGGCGTACGACGTACGGACGGCTGCTGCCGAGGAGATCGCCTCGATGGGGGCCAGCCCGATCGAGCTGGAGCTGGGCACCCTGGACGGACCTGGTGGCTACGCGCGCGAAATGACCGAGGAGCGCGCGCAGTTGCAGCGCGACCTGCTCACGCCGTACATCGCGGGCGCGGACGCGCTGATCACCACGGCCGCAGTACCGGGCCGGACCGCGCCGATGCTGGTGTCGCGGGCCATGGTCGAGCAGATGAAGCCCGGCTCCGTCGTGGTCGACCTGGCCTCGGAGTCCGGCGGCAACGTCGAGGGCTCGGTGGCCGGGACCGAACTGATGATCGGCAACGCCCTGGTCTGGGGCGGCGCGAACGTGCCCAGCCAGATGGCCGGGCCGGCCAGCCGCCTGTACGGCCAGAACATCGCGAACCTGATCACCCTGATGACCCGCAACGCCTCCTTCGATCCCGACTTCTCGGACGAGATCGTGGCCGGCTGTTGCGTCACGCACGACGGCTCCGTACTGCACGAGCCGACCCGGGAGCTCCTGGAAGGACCGTCCAGATGA
- a CDS encoding DUF3073 domain-containing protein gives MGRGRAKAKQTKVARDLKYRTWDTDLDQLKKELSGGEQSGNGSANGDNDADVGDDADDYHPRR, from the coding sequence ATGGGGCGCGGCCGTGCAAAGGCCAAGCAGACGAAGGTCGCACGCGACCTGAAGTACCGCACCTGGGACACCGACTTGGACCAGCTCAAGAAAGAGCTGTCCGGCGGCGAGCAGAGCGGTAACGGATCTGCCAACGGCGACAACGACGCAGACGTCGGCGATGACGCCGACGACTACCACCCCCGTCGGTAA
- a CDS encoding ABC transporter permease, which produces MAVTEITSPPVTAPAAKHSAVSTALPPARGQSFLRLVTTELRKSLDTRSGRVLVLAILAVAVAALTWQLTHMDAGPQKFDSYLGAASTGVLLLLPVIGVMAMTSEWTQRTALTTFTLSPRRVRVQLAKFVSAVVLSVVVLTASALLALAATAIGGAVSGDGASYAGMGGALAGAYLSTALNVVMGAAFGALIAQTAVAILVFFIAPTVWSLAGPALFKDNANWLDVFSAFGRIAERDLHGMVPETLTAIGVWVVLPTVLGLWASSRREVK; this is translated from the coding sequence ATGGCTGTCACTGAAATCACCTCACCGCCCGTCACGGCGCCCGCTGCCAAGCACAGCGCCGTCTCCACCGCACTGCCGCCCGCTCGTGGGCAGTCCTTCCTCCGGCTGGTCACCACCGAGCTGCGCAAGTCCCTGGACACCCGCAGCGGCCGGGTGCTGGTCCTGGCCATCCTCGCGGTAGCCGTCGCCGCACTCACCTGGCAGCTCACCCACATGGATGCCGGTCCGCAGAAGTTCGACAGCTACCTGGGCGCGGCATCGACAGGCGTCCTGCTGCTACTGCCCGTCATCGGAGTGATGGCGATGACGAGCGAGTGGACCCAGCGCACCGCGCTGACCACCTTCACGCTGTCGCCGCGCCGGGTCCGGGTCCAGCTGGCCAAGTTCGTCTCCGCGGTAGTGCTGAGCGTCGTAGTACTCACCGCGTCCGCTCTGCTCGCGCTGGCCGCTACGGCCATCGGCGGTGCCGTGAGTGGCGACGGAGCGTCGTACGCCGGAATGGGCGGCGCGCTGGCCGGTGCGTACCTGAGCACCGCGCTGAACGTCGTGATGGGTGCCGCCTTCGGTGCGCTGATCGCCCAGACCGCCGTCGCGATCCTGGTCTTCTTCATCGCCCCGACCGTCTGGTCACTGGCCGGTCCGGCGCTGTTCAAGGACAACGCGAACTGGCTGGACGTGTTCAGCGCCTTCGGCCGGATCGCCGAGCGCGATCTGCACGGAATGGTGCCGGAGACGCTCACCGCGATCGGGGTCTGGGTCGTTCTGCCGACCGTCCTCGGACTGTGGGCAAGCTCACGTCGCGAGGTGAAGTAA
- a CDS encoding NAD(P)(+) transhydrogenase (Re/Si-specific) subunit beta — protein sequence MIATWAQIGYLVSAVCFIVALKALSSPRTARTGNLLGAAGAVLAVLITFVAYKPDHLVPILIALAIGAVGGVIGSRRVQMTHMPQLVALFNGVGGGAASLVALMELGEVHSGQTVAAIATAFTIVVGAISFSGSIVTFAKLQELMTTRPVTFPGLPVLFVAGILGGIALSGWLVSDPRVWVGVLLCLVGLGVGVMLVLPVGGADVPIVISLLNAFTGLTVAAGGYVLGNTLLLVAGTLVGAAGALLTKLMADAMGRSVFNILFGAVRGGSTLGAGTVSERPVISGGAQDVAILLAYAQRVIIVPGYGLAVAQAQHTLRELVEELQGRGVKVDYAIHPVAGRMPGHMNVLLAEAQVPYDQLREMDEINGDFKVTDVVLVVGANDVVNPAARTTPSAPIYGMPILNADEAQRVIFLKRSMRPGFAGIENELLYDPRTTLLFGDARDSLTKLLAAVKTV from the coding sequence GTGATCGCGACCTGGGCCCAGATCGGCTATCTGGTTTCGGCGGTCTGCTTCATCGTCGCCCTGAAGGCACTGTCGTCACCGCGTACGGCGCGGACCGGCAACCTGCTCGGCGCTGCCGGCGCAGTACTGGCGGTGCTGATCACCTTCGTGGCCTACAAGCCCGACCACCTGGTGCCGATCCTGATCGCGCTGGCGATCGGCGCGGTCGGCGGCGTGATCGGGTCCCGCCGGGTGCAGATGACCCACATGCCGCAACTGGTCGCCCTCTTCAACGGCGTCGGTGGTGGCGCTGCCTCGCTGGTCGCGCTGATGGAGCTCGGCGAGGTGCACTCCGGCCAGACGGTCGCGGCCATCGCGACCGCTTTCACCATCGTGGTGGGCGCGATCAGCTTCTCCGGTTCGATCGTCACGTTCGCCAAGCTGCAGGAACTGATGACGACCCGGCCGGTGACGTTCCCGGGTCTTCCCGTGCTGTTCGTGGCCGGGATCCTCGGCGGCATCGCGCTGTCGGGCTGGCTGGTTTCCGACCCGCGGGTGTGGGTCGGCGTACTGCTGTGCCTGGTGGGCTTGGGGGTCGGAGTGATGCTGGTGCTGCCGGTGGGCGGCGCCGACGTACCGATCGTCATCTCGTTGCTGAACGCCTTCACCGGACTGACAGTCGCGGCCGGCGGATATGTCCTCGGCAACACGCTGCTGCTGGTGGCCGGAACGCTGGTCGGCGCGGCCGGTGCGTTGCTGACGAAGCTGATGGCCGACGCGATGGGGCGGTCGGTCTTCAACATCCTGTTCGGCGCCGTCCGGGGTGGTTCCACTCTTGGCGCCGGGACGGTTTCCGAGCGGCCGGTGATCTCGGGTGGCGCTCAGGACGTCGCGATCCTGCTGGCGTACGCGCAGCGCGTCATCATCGTGCCTGGGTACGGACTGGCCGTCGCTCAGGCTCAGCACACCTTGCGTGAGCTGGTGGAGGAGCTGCAGGGACGCGGCGTGAAGGTGGACTACGCGATCCACCCGGTCGCGGGCCGGATGCCGGGCCACATGAACGTGCTGCTGGCCGAAGCGCAGGTGCCGTACGACCAGTTGCGGGAGATGGACGAGATCAACGGCGACTTCAAGGTCACCGATGTGGTCCTGGTCGTCGGCGCCAACGACGTCGTGAACCCGGCGGCGCGCACCACCCCGAGCGCCCCGATCTACGGCATGCCCATCCTGAACGCCGACGAGGCCCAGCGAGTCATCTTCCTCAAGCGCTCCATGCGCCCAGGCTTCGCCGGCATCGAGAACGAACTCCTCTACGACCCCCGCACCACCCTCCTCTTCGGCGACGCCCGGGACTCCCTCACCAAACTCCTGGCGGCAGTAAAAACCGTCTGA
- a CDS encoding ABC transporter ATP-binding protein, translating to MITVENLSKRYGNSTAVQDVSFTVEPGSITGFLGPNGAGKSTTLRMLTGLTPPTSGRATIAGKRYVELPNPGRVVGVMLDAAAQHPGRTGRETLQLSASLLGVPKSRADEMLEAVGLTPVAKRRVGQYSLGMRQRLGIAGALLGDPAVLILDEPANGMDPEGIRWMRGLLQDFANRGGTVILSSHLLGEVQATVDRLVVIGGGRIVANGSLEELLAGTGTLVRGLDPIALNQALTAAGLNLEPLHDGGLRVDATAEQVGRAAAAAGQILLELRESDGAGLEELFFQLTSPAAAPVAA from the coding sequence ATGATCACCGTCGAGAACCTCAGCAAGCGCTACGGCAACAGCACCGCCGTGCAGGACGTGTCCTTCACCGTCGAGCCCGGCAGCATCACCGGCTTCCTCGGCCCGAACGGAGCCGGCAAGTCGACCACGCTGCGGATGCTGACGGGACTCACGCCGCCGACCTCCGGCCGCGCGACGATCGCCGGCAAGCGGTACGTCGAGCTGCCGAACCCGGGCCGGGTCGTCGGGGTCATGCTCGACGCGGCCGCCCAGCACCCGGGTCGCACGGGCCGGGAGACGCTGCAGCTCAGCGCGAGCCTGCTCGGCGTACCGAAGAGCCGTGCGGACGAGATGCTCGAGGCAGTCGGGCTCACTCCGGTCGCGAAGCGCCGGGTCGGCCAGTACTCGCTGGGGATGCGGCAGCGGCTCGGTATCGCCGGTGCGCTGCTCGGCGACCCCGCCGTACTGATCCTGGACGAGCCGGCCAACGGGATGGACCCGGAAGGCATCCGCTGGATGCGCGGCCTGCTGCAGGACTTCGCCAACCGCGGGGGAACGGTGATTCTGTCCAGCCACCTGCTCGGCGAGGTCCAGGCGACCGTGGACCGGCTGGTGGTCATCGGTGGCGGCCGGATCGTCGCCAACGGTTCGCTGGAGGAGTTGCTCGCCGGGACCGGCACTCTGGTCCGCGGTCTCGACCCGATCGCGTTGAACCAGGCCCTGACCGCTGCCGGCCTGAACCTCGAGCCGCTGCACGACGGCGGGCTCCGGGTCGACGCCACCGCCGAGCAGGTCGGCCGCGCGGCTGCTGCTGCCGGCCAGATCCTGCTCGAACTGCGCGAGAGCGACGGCGCCGGCCTGGAAGAACTCTTCTTCCAGCTGACCAGCCCTGCCGCCGCCCCTGTTGCCGCCTGA
- the purM gene encoding phosphoribosylformylglycinamidine cyclo-ligase codes for MTEGASYAAAGVDIEAGDRAVELMKEWVAKATRPEVVGGLGGFAGLFDATALTAYRRPLLATSTDGVGTKVAIAQKMDRHDTIGFDLVGMVVDDLVVCGAEPLFMTDYICTGKVVPETIAQIVKGIAEACVEAGTALVGGETAEHPGLLEPDEYDVAGAATGVVEADEVIGADRVRAGDVVVAMASSGLHSNGYSLVRHVFFDRAGWQLDREVPELGGTLGDTLLIPTKVYAKHCLELIRELNGDEKPLHAMSHITGGGFAANLARVIPADLAVRIDRSTWTPAPIFDLVGQLGGVPLLELEKTLNMGVGMVAVLDPASADAAIAALAEREIPAWVCGEVSVADGTAGVELQGDYAR; via the coding sequence GTGACCGAGGGCGCCAGCTATGCCGCCGCCGGGGTCGACATCGAGGCCGGTGACCGGGCCGTCGAGCTGATGAAGGAGTGGGTCGCGAAGGCGACCCGTCCCGAGGTGGTCGGCGGGCTCGGCGGATTCGCCGGCCTGTTCGACGCGACCGCGCTCACGGCGTACCGGCGGCCGCTGCTGGCGACGTCGACGGACGGGGTCGGGACCAAGGTCGCGATCGCTCAGAAGATGGACCGGCACGACACGATCGGGTTCGACCTGGTCGGCATGGTGGTGGACGACCTGGTCGTCTGCGGCGCCGAGCCGTTGTTCATGACCGACTACATCTGCACCGGCAAGGTGGTCCCGGAGACGATCGCGCAGATCGTCAAGGGCATCGCGGAGGCGTGTGTAGAGGCCGGTACTGCGCTCGTCGGCGGCGAGACGGCAGAGCACCCCGGGCTGCTCGAGCCCGACGAGTACGACGTGGCGGGCGCTGCCACCGGTGTTGTCGAGGCCGATGAAGTGATCGGTGCCGATCGGGTCCGCGCGGGCGATGTCGTGGTCGCGATGGCCTCGTCGGGGCTGCACTCGAACGGGTACTCCCTGGTCCGGCACGTCTTCTTCGACCGGGCCGGCTGGCAGCTCGACCGGGAAGTTCCCGAGCTCGGCGGCACTCTCGGCGACACCCTGCTGATTCCGACCAAGGTCTACGCCAAGCACTGCCTGGAGCTGATCCGGGAGCTGAACGGCGACGAGAAGCCGCTGCACGCGATGTCGCACATCACCGGCGGTGGGTTCGCGGCGAACCTGGCCCGGGTGATCCCCGCCGACCTCGCGGTCCGGATCGACCGGTCGACCTGGACCCCGGCGCCGATCTTCGACCTGGTCGGTCAGCTCGGCGGCGTACCGCTGCTGGAGCTGGAGAAGACCCTGAACATGGGCGTCGGGATGGTCGCGGTGCTCGATCCGGCCTCGGCGGACGCCGCGATCGCGGCACTGGCCGAGCGGGAGATCCCCGCCTGGGTGTGCGGCGAGGTCAGCGTTGCCGACGGCACGGCAGGCGTCGAACTGCAGGGCGACTACGCCCGCTGA
- a CDS encoding helix-turn-helix transcriptional regulator → MDVLRKLDLLVPTWSNPAVEHAVHPRVGLSGLVERRRSDLNKMLGELSQAEASAEVLAEQYNELLTSRTSGDVEVLRGRANASRRIEELGTKARESFWGLIPAHVDDIVAPPEESPDIPLLERGIKMRSVYLQSMTISKAGLEFASYMYKLGGEVRATPTLAMRLLIIDQEIAIMPLNPEAESDGAVIHRSPSVLALATALFDSYWSRATELFAPEDREDNSPLTPHEAEVLRLLAGGAKDEQVARLLGISLRTARRITANLSERLDATSRFELGVAAAKRGWV, encoded by the coding sequence ATGGACGTCCTCCGGAAACTCGATCTGCTCGTTCCGACCTGGTCCAACCCGGCAGTCGAGCACGCCGTCCATCCCCGCGTCGGCCTCAGCGGTCTGGTCGAGCGCCGCCGCAGCGACCTGAACAAGATGCTCGGAGAGCTCAGCCAGGCCGAGGCCTCCGCGGAGGTGCTGGCCGAGCAGTACAACGAACTCCTCACCTCACGGACCAGCGGCGACGTCGAGGTACTGCGTGGCCGCGCGAATGCCTCCCGCCGGATCGAGGAGCTGGGCACGAAGGCCCGCGAGTCCTTCTGGGGGCTGATCCCCGCTCACGTCGACGACATCGTCGCCCCACCGGAAGAGTCCCCGGACATCCCGCTGCTCGAGCGCGGGATCAAGATGCGCAGCGTCTACCTGCAGAGCATGACCATCTCGAAGGCCGGACTCGAGTTCGCCTCGTACATGTACAAGCTGGGCGGCGAGGTCCGGGCCACCCCCACGCTGGCGATGCGGCTGCTGATCATCGACCAGGAGATCGCGATCATGCCGCTCAACCCGGAGGCCGAGAGCGACGGCGCGGTGATCCACCGCAGCCCGTCCGTCCTCGCCCTGGCGACCGCGCTCTTCGACTCCTACTGGTCCCGCGCCACGGAACTCTTCGCCCCCGAGGACCGGGAGGACAACTCCCCGCTCACTCCCCACGAGGCCGAGGTCCTTCGCCTGCTGGCCGGCGGCGCCAAGGACGAGCAGGTCGCCCGCCTGCTGGGCATCTCGCTCCGCACCGCCCGCCGGATCACCGCCAATCTCTCCGAGCGCCTAGACGCCACCTCCCGCTTCGAACTCGGAGTAGCCGCCGCAAAACGCGGCTGGGTCTGA